A region from the Sphingopyxis lindanitolerans genome encodes:
- a CDS encoding acyl-CoA dehydrogenase family protein yields MNLDLAPEDRAFQQEVRAFFADSIPEEWKTTIRAGLRLSPATLTAYQRRLADRGWGAPTWPKEYGGTGWTPQQLYIFWSEASAADAPSQFHQGLELIGPIIFTYGSQAQKDFYLPRIITGEDWWCQGYSEPGAGSDLAALRTRAAREGDDYVINGHKMWTSYAHVATRMFLLARTSAEARRQQGISLMLVDMDTPGIRISPIRTLDEKYHTNEVFLDDVRISAANLVGEEGMGWNYGKVLLDRERMVAAATAMFLPQTLRAVREAASRRRTANGPLIDKPEFRAKLAQVEIEAMAVQAMVLRLMADAATGADSGPRGSMVKLRWSELTQQATALWVEALGPKAQHFAALDDASALPRDMPLALQGALYSRVTSIYGGSSEIQRNIIARRALGL; encoded by the coding sequence ATGAATCTGGATCTCGCCCCGGAAGACCGGGCCTTTCAGCAGGAAGTGCGCGCCTTTTTCGCGGACTCGATTCCTGAAGAGTGGAAGACAACCATTCGTGCCGGACTGCGCCTCTCTCCCGCGACGCTGACGGCTTATCAGCGGCGTCTGGCCGATCGGGGCTGGGGCGCGCCGACCTGGCCCAAGGAATATGGCGGGACCGGCTGGACGCCGCAGCAGCTTTACATCTTCTGGTCGGAGGCGTCGGCCGCCGATGCGCCGTCGCAGTTTCATCAGGGCCTCGAACTCATCGGCCCGATCATCTTCACCTATGGCAGCCAGGCGCAGAAGGATTTCTACCTGCCCCGGATCATCACCGGCGAGGATTGGTGGTGCCAGGGCTATTCGGAGCCCGGCGCAGGGTCCGACCTTGCGGCGCTGCGGACCCGCGCGGCGCGGGAGGGTGACGATTATGTGATCAATGGGCACAAGATGTGGACGAGCTATGCGCATGTCGCGACGCGCATGTTCCTTCTCGCGCGCACCTCGGCAGAGGCGCGGCGACAGCAGGGTATTTCGCTGATGCTTGTCGATATGGACACGCCAGGCATCCGGATCAGCCCGATCCGCACGCTCGACGAGAAGTATCACACGAACGAGGTGTTCCTCGACGATGTCCGGATTTCCGCTGCCAATCTGGTCGGCGAGGAGGGCATGGGCTGGAATTACGGGAAGGTGCTGCTCGACCGCGAGCGGATGGTCGCGGCGGCGACCGCGATGTTTCTGCCGCAAACCTTGCGCGCGGTGCGCGAGGCGGCGTCACGCCGCCGGACTGCGAACGGCCCCTTGATCGACAAGCCCGAATTCCGGGCGAAGCTTGCGCAGGTCGAGATCGAGGCGATGGCGGTGCAGGCGATGGTGCTGCGCTTGATGGCCGACGCCGCGACAGGGGCGGACTCGGGGCCGCGTGGGTCGATGGTGAAGTTGCGCTGGTCCGAACTGACACAACAGGCGACGGCCCTGTGGGTCGAGGCACTTGGGCCGAAGGCACAGCATTTCGCGGCGCTCGACGATGCGAGCGCGCTGCCGCGGGATATGCCGCTCGCGCTGCAGGGTGCGCTCTATTCGCGCGTGACCAGCATTTACGGCGGGTCGAGCGAAATTCAGCGCAATATTATCGCGCGCCGCGCGCTCGGCCTTTGA
- a CDS encoding long-chain fatty acid--CoA ligase, protein MQGLMQAQQLTTAMLIRHAATNHPRREIVSRGVDGSLTRSNWQTVERHARHIAASLADLGLRPGDRVATLAWNRLPHLELYYGVSGAGMVLHTVNPRLFPEQIRYIIDHGGARLLCVDPDLIAIIEPMLGDLPKIEHVVILSDQADTPASSIADPISYQSLIAGPRAIEAWPDIDENCANALCYTSGTTGDPKGVLYSHRSTVLHAMSALANDSMSLGAADSILVVTPLFHVNAWGIPYSAAMAGAKLVLPGSALDPVSLFELMRDEDISFSLGVPTIWFAFLDYLERECSPEDRAGLQLNRIFTGGAATPRSLIERFRDLLDVETVQAWGMTETSPVATVCRPLAHHADLPEAAQIDLRAMQGRAVFGMELRIENEDGMELPRDGEAAGLLKVRGPWVLNAYEGQPTGSALDAGGWFDTGDVAKIDPDGFLQITDRAKDVIKSGGEWISSIDLENAAVAHAKVAEAAVIGVAHPKWQERPLLLVRPHPGETCTKDEIVAHLTDKVARWWLPDDIIFVDELPHTATGKLLKTELRKQYGDHFGAANGALT, encoded by the coding sequence ATGCAAGGCCTGATGCAGGCGCAGCAACTGACGACGGCGATGCTGATCCGGCATGCCGCGACCAACCATCCACGGCGCGAAATCGTGTCGCGCGGTGTCGACGGATCGCTGACGCGCTCGAACTGGCAGACGGTCGAGCGCCACGCCCGCCACATCGCCGCGAGCCTCGCCGATCTTGGCCTTCGCCCAGGCGACCGCGTCGCGACGCTCGCGTGGAATCGGCTGCCGCACCTCGAACTCTATTATGGCGTGAGCGGCGCAGGCATGGTCCTCCACACCGTCAATCCGCGCCTGTTTCCCGAACAAATCCGCTACATCATCGACCATGGCGGCGCGCGCCTATTGTGCGTCGACCCCGACCTGATCGCGATCATCGAACCGATGCTCGGCGACCTGCCGAAGATCGAGCATGTCGTCATCCTCAGCGATCAAGCCGATACTCCCGCATCCAGCATCGCCGATCCGATCTCGTACCAAAGCCTGATCGCTGGCCCGCGCGCGATCGAGGCCTGGCCCGACATCGACGAGAATTGCGCCAACGCCCTCTGCTATACGAGCGGAACGACGGGCGATCCCAAGGGCGTCCTCTACAGCCACCGCTCGACCGTGCTGCACGCGATGAGCGCGCTCGCGAATGACAGCATGTCGCTCGGTGCCGCGGACTCGATCCTCGTCGTCACGCCGCTGTTCCACGTCAATGCGTGGGGCATTCCCTATTCCGCGGCGATGGCGGGGGCGAAACTGGTCCTGCCCGGATCCGCGCTCGATCCCGTTTCGCTCTTCGAATTGATGCGCGATGAAGACATTAGCTTCTCGCTCGGCGTCCCGACGATCTGGTTCGCTTTCCTCGACTATCTCGAACGCGAGTGTTCGCCCGAAGACCGGGCCGGGCTCCAGCTCAATCGCATCTTCACCGGCGGCGCCGCGACGCCGCGCTCGCTGATCGAGCGGTTCCGCGACCTGCTCGACGTCGAGACGGTGCAGGCGTGGGGCATGACAGAAACCAGCCCCGTCGCGACCGTCTGCCGCCCGCTCGCGCATCACGCCGATCTCCCTGAAGCAGCGCAGATCGACCTGCGCGCGATGCAGGGCCGCGCCGTGTTCGGCATGGAACTGCGTATCGAAAACGAGGACGGCATGGAACTGCCGCGCGATGGCGAAGCGGCGGGGCTCCTCAAGGTGCGCGGCCCCTGGGTTCTGAATGCCTATGAGGGGCAGCCGACGGGAAGCGCGCTCGATGCCGGCGGCTGGTTCGACACCGGAGACGTCGCGAAGATCGATCCCGACGGCTTCCTGCAAATCACCGACCGCGCCAAGGATGTGATCAAATCGGGCGGCGAGTGGATTTCGTCGATCGATCTCGAAAATGCCGCCGTCGCCCACGCCAAAGTAGCCGAGGCGGCGGTGATCGGCGTCGCGCATCCCAAGTGGCAGGAACGCCCCCTGCTGCTCGTCCGGCCACACCCCGGCGAGACATGCACGAAGGACGAGATCGTCGCGCATCTCACCGACAAGGTCGCACGCTGGTGGTTACCGGACGATATAATATTCGTCGACGAACTGCCGCATACCGCGACGGGCAAGCTGCTCAAGACTGAACTCCGCAAGCAGTACGGCGATCATTTCGGCGCGGCGAACGGCGCGCTCACCTGA
- a CDS encoding IclR family transcriptional regulator, giving the protein MTGGQDGLDGLWWRFILHARRRDRRQATDWPLRHPMPHQLGGDMKRRPVKSASRTFEVLELFRDRRKPLRLNEIYSALGYPQSSTTNLLKSMVIEGYLNYNRATRTYLPTLQVASLGSWIFSHIALANGYQWLIEELFRLTDETVVLVTQNDLFIQYMMMRVPHHPHKRPPNPGEMRLMLDASSGMALMSQMRDREIDKIYRYSNYYGLNPGQQISLPDVMQHIRWIRHTGYCYWPDHPVPGIGSIAMPLGETLHGIPLVLGIGGTTERLSPRRAELVEIMRDTIAEFRRRYPHEDRPSSEPDDYLDELAVAAE; this is encoded by the coding sequence ATGACTGGCGGACAGGATGGTTTGGATGGCTTATGGTGGCGATTCATCCTTCATGCTCGTCGAAGAGATCGCCGTCAGGCGACGGACTGGCCGCTTAGGCATCCGATGCCGCATCAGTTGGGTGGAGATATGAAACGCAGGCCCGTCAAATCGGCTTCGCGCACCTTCGAAGTGCTGGAGCTGTTTCGAGATCGTCGCAAGCCGTTGAGGCTCAACGAGATATATTCCGCTCTCGGTTATCCCCAGTCGAGCACCACCAATCTGCTCAAGAGCATGGTGATCGAAGGGTATCTGAATTACAACCGGGCTACACGGACCTATCTTCCCACCTTGCAGGTCGCTTCGCTGGGAAGCTGGATCTTCAGCCACATCGCCCTCGCGAATGGCTATCAGTGGCTGATCGAGGAGTTGTTCCGCCTGACCGATGAGACGGTGGTCCTCGTCACGCAGAATGATTTGTTCATCCAATATATGATGATGCGGGTTCCTCACCATCCGCACAAGCGGCCGCCCAATCCCGGCGAGATGCGATTGATGCTTGATGCGTCCTCGGGGATGGCATTGATGAGCCAGATGCGTGACCGCGAAATCGACAAGATCTATCGTTATTCCAACTATTATGGGTTGAACCCGGGGCAGCAGATTTCCTTGCCCGATGTGATGCAGCACATCCGCTGGATACGGCATACGGGCTATTGCTATTGGCCGGACCATCCGGTGCCCGGCATTGGTTCGATCGCCATGCCGCTGGGCGAAACCCTGCACGGCATACCGCTCGTCCTCGGCATTGGGGGGACGACGGAGCGCTTGTCTCCGCGACGGGCCGAGCTGGTGGAAATCATGCGAGACACGATCGCGGAGTTTCGGCGGCGCTACCCGCACGAGGATCGTCCGTCCTCCGAGCCGGACGATTATCTCGATGAACTGGCTGTTGCCGCCGAGTGA
- a CDS encoding nuclear transport factor 2 family protein has product MRSEDNWLIEAACRNLMTRYCIGLDTRDSELFLSVFAADAIWELVNDTPRTLAGHDAIRAYFDSRQKKLFNLHLLQNPLVTVLGPTEAEGYCIALIVDGPWGDGTLPVPLRGTELITEYRDRFELRPEGWRIIRRTMRKLIDKKSAPPS; this is encoded by the coding sequence ATGCGGAGTGAGGACAACTGGCTCATCGAAGCGGCGTGTCGGAACTTGATGACCCGCTATTGCATCGGGCTCGACACGCGGGACTCTGAACTGTTCCTTTCGGTCTTTGCGGCCGATGCCATTTGGGAACTCGTCAATGATACGCCGCGGACCCTGGCGGGACATGATGCCATTCGAGCCTATTTCGACTCGCGTCAAAAGAAGCTTTTTAACCTGCACCTTCTCCAGAACCCGCTCGTAACCGTTCTGGGCCCGACCGAGGCGGAAGGCTATTGCATCGCATTGATTGTCGATGGGCCTTGGGGCGACGGCACGCTGCCCGTGCCGCTGCGGGGGACGGAACTGATCACGGAATATCGCGATCGATTTGAATTACGGCCGGAAGGCTGGCGGATCATTCGGCGGACGATGCGAAAACTCATCGACAAAAAGTCCGCCCCGCCGTCCTGA
- a CDS encoding TonB-dependent receptor, whose translation MNIVSAGEFKMNILIKNIFLSSVSIATMAIAYPAFGQQAAEDASASAESVGADDIVVTAQRREESLQNVPIAVSAFGTEALKSQKIESGLDIQTGVPNMTFAQGQRGDNVTIRGIGTKAFSGSSDSATGVHFAGAPVTDNRLFQMDLYDVQRLEVLRGPQGTLYGRNATGGVINVIPARPTDDFEASLNAEFTNHGGRKFRGMVNIPLAQDVLSLRLAASMFDRNGYVRNLMNGDTIDGRSMYSFRATLGFKPTDRLSGYLTWQRFREDDDRLTTGKGVCSADPGPSSLGGVAITNPIVRGLLSQGCANEAMAPGKATALPNSLTTFFGVAAYRAGLASGDVFAGQSQIPGFDQVATPVTPSYVAQQDIYQGGLTWDVVDTVRVEYLGSYQTGKTASRQDALLVYPEIAFNSTALYPGGIVNDPQLGAYDRLMYLNANTRTSKQHFHELRVASSFSGPFNFSVGGNYLDFRLVQAAGNYSHTLTAFANVANGGASCAINNPGCIYIDPNPSLMGQGHNYFLSYQPYRLHSYAGFGEAYFELSDTVKLTAGARYTKDDKQLDNIPARLLTPGSGYPAGNPPVLEASFEAFTGRIGIDWKPELGWTDSTLVYAFASRGYKGGGLNPAASDIPATFAPEYVNALEIGTKNTLLNGALSLNASAFYYDYKDYQISKFVNRVNVTENVDAQVMGLELEAVARPLDGLRFNFTGGLLHSKIKNGSSLDLFDRTQDDPDLAIVKNGSASVCVVPKAALADFVAIVQRSNGAPEVAGISGNPNSMFNICGGTYASMGLVPTQGEAANLAGNRLPNAPDWTVSFGAEYRWNLTDSWSTTLRGDYYRQGNSFARPYNAAVDYLPAWDNLNLSLKFTHEDMKLDVEFYVKNVTNNRATTDYLYNDDSIGLTARAFLREPRIYAISISKAF comes from the coding sequence ATGAATATTGTGTCCGCGGGAGAGTTTAAAATGAATATTTTAATCAAGAATATTTTTCTGTCTAGCGTCTCTATTGCTACCATGGCGATAGCCTATCCTGCTTTTGGCCAGCAGGCGGCGGAAGATGCGAGCGCATCTGCCGAGTCCGTCGGTGCCGACGACATCGTGGTGACGGCGCAACGGCGCGAAGAGAGTCTGCAAAATGTTCCGATCGCCGTATCCGCATTCGGGACCGAGGCGCTGAAATCTCAAAAGATCGAAAGCGGGCTCGACATTCAGACGGGCGTGCCCAACATGACCTTCGCGCAGGGGCAGCGCGGAGACAATGTCACCATTCGCGGCATTGGTACAAAGGCTTTTTCGGGATCGAGCGATTCGGCGACCGGGGTGCATTTCGCTGGCGCGCCCGTCACCGACAACCGGCTCTTCCAAATGGATCTGTACGACGTTCAGCGCCTTGAAGTGCTGCGCGGGCCGCAGGGGACCCTTTATGGCCGGAACGCGACGGGCGGTGTGATCAATGTCATTCCGGCGCGGCCTACCGACGATTTCGAGGCATCGCTGAATGCGGAATTCACCAATCATGGCGGCCGCAAGTTCCGCGGCATGGTCAACATTCCGCTTGCTCAGGATGTGCTGAGCCTGAGGCTCGCGGCCAGCATGTTCGACCGGAACGGATATGTGCGCAATCTGATGAACGGCGATACGATCGACGGCCGCAGCATGTATTCCTTTCGTGCGACGCTCGGCTTCAAGCCGACGGATCGGCTGAGCGGCTATTTGACCTGGCAGCGCTTTCGCGAGGATGACGACCGGCTCACCACCGGTAAGGGCGTATGCTCGGCCGACCCCGGTCCATCCTCGCTCGGTGGCGTGGCGATCACCAATCCGATCGTCCGTGGGCTGTTGAGTCAGGGCTGCGCCAACGAAGCGATGGCGCCGGGGAAGGCGACGGCGCTTCCCAACTCGCTGACGACATTCTTTGGCGTTGCCGCCTATCGCGCCGGTCTGGCTTCGGGCGATGTGTTTGCCGGCCAATCGCAGATTCCGGGTTTCGACCAGGTCGCCACGCCGGTCACGCCCTCCTATGTGGCGCAACAGGACATCTACCAAGGCGGCCTGACCTGGGATGTCGTGGATACGGTTCGCGTCGAATATCTCGGTTCCTATCAAACCGGCAAGACCGCTTCGCGCCAGGATGCCCTTTTGGTGTACCCGGAGATCGCTTTCAATTCGACGGCGCTCTACCCCGGCGGGATCGTGAACGACCCGCAGTTGGGCGCCTATGACCGGTTGATGTACCTCAACGCCAACACCCGGACGAGCAAGCAGCATTTCCATGAATTGAGGGTGGCGTCGTCCTTTTCGGGGCCCTTCAACTTCAGCGTCGGCGGAAATTATCTCGACTTTCGGCTGGTCCAGGCAGCGGGTAACTATTCGCACACGCTGACCGCCTTCGCCAACGTCGCGAACGGCGGTGCGTCGTGCGCCATCAATAATCCCGGCTGCATCTACATCGATCCGAACCCGAGCCTGATGGGACAGGGGCACAATTATTTTCTGAGCTATCAGCCCTACCGCTTGCATTCCTATGCTGGTTTCGGGGAGGCCTATTTCGAGCTTTCCGATACGGTGAAGCTCACGGCCGGCGCGCGCTACACGAAGGACGACAAGCAGCTCGACAATATCCCGGCCCGGCTTCTTACGCCGGGATCTGGCTATCCGGCGGGCAATCCACCCGTCCTCGAAGCCAGCTTCGAGGCGTTCACGGGCCGCATCGGAATCGACTGGAAGCCCGAGTTGGGCTGGACCGATTCGACCCTCGTCTATGCGTTCGCATCGCGCGGATACAAGGGCGGCGGCCTCAACCCCGCGGCCTCCGACATCCCGGCGACCTTCGCGCCGGAGTATGTCAACGCTCTCGAGATCGGAACCAAGAACACGCTTCTGAACGGAGCGCTTTCGTTGAACGCTTCGGCCTTTTATTATGACTATAAGGACTACCAGATCTCGAAGTTCGTCAACCGCGTCAATGTGACCGAGAATGTCGATGCGCAGGTGATGGGACTGGAGCTGGAAGCGGTCGCGCGTCCGCTCGACGGCCTTCGCTTCAACTTCACGGGCGGCCTTCTGCATTCGAAGATAAAGAATGGAAGCTCGCTCGACCTGTTCGATCGCACGCAGGATGATCCCGATCTTGCCATCGTGAAGAACGGCTCGGCCTCGGTATGTGTCGTGCCGAAGGCGGCGCTGGCCGACTTCGTCGCCATTGTGCAGCGGAGCAATGGCGCGCCGGAAGTTGCCGGAATTTCGGGCAACCCCAATTCGATGTTCAACATTTGCGGGGGAACCTATGCGTCGATGGGGCTTGTGCCCACGCAGGGAGAAGCCGCCAACCTGGCCGGGAACAGGCTGCCCAACGCCCCGGACTGGACCGTTTCTTTTGGTGCCGAATATCGGTGGAACCTGACCGATAGCTGGTCGACGACATTGCGCGGCGATTATTATCGGCAGGGCAACTCCTTCGCTCGCCCTTACAACGCCGCCGTGGATTATCTGCCGGCATGGGATAATCTCAATCTCAGCCTCAAGTTCACACACGAGGACATGAAGCTGGATGTCGAATTTTACGTGAAGAATGTGACGAACAATCGCGCAACGACGGATTATCTTTATAATGATGATTCCATCGGGCTGACTGCCCGTGCGTTTTTGCGTGAACCGCGCATCTACGCGATCTCGATTTCCAAAGCGTTTTGA
- a CDS encoding carboxymuconolactone decarboxylase family protein, producing the protein MIDWKEYRGALMGRIGELASLSPDTVGGYMTASGAGAKTNHLDAKTRELIALAVAVTTRCDGCIAVHSGRAIEAGANKEEIAEALGVAVALNAGAALVYSARALDAVSALETA; encoded by the coding sequence ATGATCGACTGGAAAGAATATCGCGGAGCGCTAATGGGCCGGATCGGTGAACTGGCTTCGCTGTCTCCTGATACGGTCGGCGGCTATATGACGGCTAGCGGCGCGGGCGCGAAAACCAATCATCTCGATGCAAAGACCAGAGAATTGATTGCGCTCGCAGTCGCCGTCACGACGCGCTGCGATGGCTGTATCGCCGTCCATTCCGGCAGGGCGATCGAGGCGGGCGCGAACAAGGAGGAGATCGCCGAAGCGCTGGGCGTGGCGGTCGCGCTGAATGCGGGGGCGGCCCTCGTCTATTCGGCGCGCGCGCTTGACGCCGTTTCGGCGCTGGAAACCGCCTGA
- a CDS encoding SDR family NAD(P)-dependent oxidoreductase — protein sequence MKKAEPVASRAPLALVTGAGRGIGHAIAKGLLEDGWHVIATDCDADALDALARSSPDRLPLSIEVLDVTDRAAVAAVFDRYGSLDLLVNNAGIPGRRCAIGTISEAEFRKVLGVNMFGMFIASQEALRRMDEGAAIINIASASYLVSPNVPHYGMTKGAVISLTRSMAMEFRRRGISVNAVGPGAIDTLMQGTLSAEHRAHLARTYSDGPMPPDVIAAAVRYLASPHGRRTRGQALLVDEGTGLGIDLW from the coding sequence TTGAAGAAGGCTGAGCCAGTGGCGTCCCGCGCGCCTTTGGCGCTCGTCACGGGGGCTGGCCGCGGGATCGGCCATGCCATTGCGAAAGGGCTCCTCGAGGACGGGTGGCACGTCATCGCCACGGACTGCGATGCCGATGCACTCGATGCGCTTGCCCGTTCCTCGCCTGACCGGCTGCCCCTGTCGATCGAAGTGCTGGATGTGACCGACCGGGCGGCCGTCGCCGCCGTGTTCGATCGGTACGGGTCGCTGGACCTCCTCGTCAACAATGCGGGGATACCCGGCAGGCGGTGTGCAATCGGGACGATTTCCGAAGCCGAGTTTCGCAAGGTTCTGGGGGTCAATATGTTCGGCATGTTCATCGCCTCCCAGGAAGCGCTGCGACGGATGGATGAGGGGGCCGCAATCATCAATATTGCGTCCGCTTCCTATCTGGTGAGCCCCAATGTCCCGCATTATGGTATGACCAAGGGGGCCGTGATCAGTCTGACCCGGTCTATGGCTATGGAGTTCCGACGCCGCGGGATCAGCGTGAACGCCGTCGGCCCGGGTGCGATCGACACCCTGATGCAGGGAACCCTGTCCGCCGAACATAGGGCCCATCTTGCCCGCACCTATTCCGATGGGCCCATGCCGCCGGACGTCATAGCGGCCGCGGTACGGTACCTCGCGTCGCCACACGGTCGGCGGACGCGAGGTCAAGCGTTGCTTGTCGATGAAGGAACCGGCCTGGGGATCGATTTATGGTAG
- a CDS encoding amidohydrolase family protein: MGLIDFRARPNTKEIMSLYDQPGREFLWQRWGCPPPPKIELDAFMGNLKAVGVTQAVVTGRQVVSDQGVAFGTSNDYIAECVKQYADTLIGFAGIDVSSGDRAVAEVERAVRDLGMKGISIDPFTARILPNDRQLYPLYEKAAELGIPVITTVGPLVGRYGDPYLFDEPTADFPMVKFVYSHAVWPQVLDWLGLAFRRPNVFLEPSIYWTNPGCDAMWIAANGQLSDQIIYASAFPFASLNAMEKIRARWDWSDEAWHKFTYANAARILGLEEG; the protein is encoded by the coding sequence ATGGGTCTTATCGACTTTCGGGCTCGACCGAATACCAAGGAAATCATGTCGCTCTACGATCAGCCGGGGCGAGAGTTTCTGTGGCAGCGCTGGGGTTGCCCGCCGCCACCCAAGATCGAACTCGATGCCTTCATGGGCAACCTCAAGGCCGTCGGCGTCACGCAGGCGGTGGTGACCGGACGCCAGGTCGTGTCGGATCAGGGGGTCGCGTTCGGAACCAGCAACGATTATATCGCGGAGTGCGTGAAGCAATATGCGGACACGCTCATCGGCTTTGCCGGCATCGACGTTTCTTCCGGCGACCGGGCGGTAGCGGAGGTCGAAAGGGCCGTGCGCGACCTTGGCATGAAGGGCATCTCGATCGATCCCTTCACCGCGCGCATCCTCCCCAACGACAGGCAATTATATCCGCTGTATGAAAAGGCGGCCGAGTTGGGGATTCCGGTAATAACGACCGTCGGGCCGCTCGTTGGGCGATATGGCGATCCCTATCTGTTCGACGAGCCGACCGCGGATTTTCCGATGGTCAAATTCGTCTATTCTCATGCGGTATGGCCGCAGGTTCTCGACTGGCTCGGCTTGGCTTTCCGGCGACCTAACGTCTTTCTCGAACCGTCGATTTACTGGACCAATCCGGGATGTGACGCGATGTGGATCGCGGCCAACGGGCAGCTATCGGACCAGATCATCTATGCGAGCGCCTTTCCCTTCGCGTCGCTGAACGCGATGGAAAAGATTCGCGCGCGGTGGGACTGGAGCGACGAAGCCTGGCACAAGTTCACCTATGCCAACGCCGCCCGGATCCTCGGGCTTGAAGAAGGCTGA
- a CDS encoding NADH:flavin oxidoreductase codes for MIPDHLFAPFRAEALALPNRVVMAPMTRCFSPDGVPGDDVVQYYRRRAEGGAGLIISEGTAIDEPAAITNSRIPLFYGDEPLGGWKRVVDAVHDAGSAIFPQLWHTGAARQSELSVNPDVQAISPSGLFAPGQAVGRAMTDGDIERLVTAYGQGAADAKRLGFDGVELHFAHGYLVDQFFWPEVNLRADAHGADRFLLAEAIVAECRRRVGARFPIGLRFSQWKQQDYDARLFAGPADLSAFLERMVDAGVTIFHCSSRRFWEPEFEGETLNLAGWTKKLTGMTVITVGSVGLNQEFLVSRTGVDTAIDESRLELLNGMLARNEFDLVAIGRALLADPLWPSKVRAGRFQDLATYSKDAEQTLV; via the coding sequence ATGATTCCCGATCATCTTTTTGCGCCGTTCCGTGCGGAGGCGCTCGCTTTGCCCAACAGGGTCGTCATGGCTCCCATGACGCGATGTTTCAGCCCCGATGGCGTGCCCGGCGACGATGTCGTGCAATATTATCGTCGGCGGGCCGAGGGTGGGGCGGGCCTCATCATTTCGGAAGGCACGGCGATCGACGAGCCCGCGGCGATTACCAACTCGCGCATCCCCTTATTCTATGGTGACGAACCACTTGGCGGATGGAAGCGGGTTGTCGATGCGGTCCATGACGCCGGCAGCGCGATTTTTCCTCAACTCTGGCATACCGGCGCCGCGAGGCAGTCCGAATTGAGCGTCAATCCGGACGTTCAGGCGATCTCGCCTTCCGGCTTGTTTGCTCCGGGTCAGGCGGTGGGGCGTGCGATGACCGATGGGGACATCGAACGGCTCGTGACGGCTTATGGCCAAGGGGCGGCGGATGCGAAGCGGCTGGGTTTCGACGGCGTCGAGCTTCATTTTGCCCATGGCTATCTCGTCGATCAATTTTTCTGGCCAGAGGTGAATCTTCGTGCGGACGCGCATGGCGCCGACCGCTTTCTGCTTGCCGAAGCGATCGTGGCCGAATGTCGGCGGCGAGTGGGAGCCCGCTTTCCGATCGGCCTACGCTTCTCGCAGTGGAAGCAGCAGGATTATGATGCCCGGCTCTTCGCTGGCCCCGCCGACCTCTCTGCATTCCTCGAACGCATGGTCGATGCCGGCGTGACCATTTTCCACTGCTCGTCGCGCCGGTTCTGGGAGCCTGAGTTCGAGGGCGAAACGCTCAACCTTGCCGGATGGACCAAGAAGCTCACGGGCATGACGGTCATCACCGTTGGTTCCGTCGGGCTGAATCAGGAATTTCTGGTCAGCAGAACCGGGGTCGATACCGCGATCGACGAAAGCCGTCTCGAACTGCTGAACGGCATGCTGGCCCGCAACGAATTCGATTTGGTCGCGATCGGCCGGGCGCTTTTGGCCGACCCCCTCTGGCCCAGCAAGGTTCGTGCGGGACGTTTCCAGGATCTGGCCACCTATTCGAAGGACGCCGAGCAAACGCTTGTCTGA